TTCTGCTGTATCGCCTTGATGTTTGCCAGATCAATCTTCAGTTTCTCAGTTTCCTGAAAATCAAGTGGCGCACATTTTCAGTCATTTTCACATGTGTACATGAACATTAcagtaaataaaaagtaaataaacagctaATAATATTGACAACTACAGAATAGCACTACCAAATAAGCAAACTGCAAAGTCCTGCTGGACAGTAGCCagcagcaatacaaatattgtttctgagctcccgaaaaatcaggaactcctcccactttatcgGGAAAGCAAATGAccagaagcaaaccaagggaaacgggtcaaccatgccgtttggaaaatattgctatgctcttggtcaagtctcgaagagatttgaaagtcgatgataatcaggctagctggaCAGTGCTCTACTGCATCTACAGAGCTGTCTGGTTGGTGTTGTACTGTATACACCTCCCTGACTCACCATGACACCTCTGAGGTGGCTCTGAAGTAATGGCCATCTGTGCCATGCTCATTAAGGAGAATGGAATTGCCTCTGATTAATATAAGCAGTACAGCCTAGTAtgtcttagcctgattatcatcgactttcaaatctcttcgagacttcgtctgaccaagagcatcacaattaacgtttcccaaacggcatggttgaccggcctcccttggtttgctactggttgattggtttctgacaaagtgggtggagttctagAAAATTATATATACatggctcttggcctgactagaagcaacacaggaagtgttgcatcactaggagggagTGGCCTGGCTAAGTATGTCTTACCTCTGTTTTGTCTTGGTATATCTGCGTCAGCTCCTTGACCTCCAATTCCAGATGAGTGGTGGTAGAGGCAGCTTTCTCAAACTCTCCCTGAAGCTCCTCCATCTCCTTGTCTGTCTTTGCCTTCTCGTTATTGTACTCTTCTTTGGCTGTGGATATGTTGCCCTGATGGAGGATTTTAAATGGCTCAGAAGTCAGAAATGACTGACGTTATATGGATATTCACCACTCGAACTGTAATGAAACCATTGTTGTTGTTACTAAAAAAAGGCTTTAAGCTGTGTGCTGTCATTGGACTGGCCTTGATTTACCTTGAGGATTGCGATCGCTTTCATTTCAACCATTATCTTCTTCTTCACATTCTCTGACAGTTTCTAAAGTGGAAAACAgataaagtgtttttttgtttgtttgtttttttttacaacaaatTCTGAACTCTACAGTTCATACACTGATAGATgtattctcaaaatgtaaccatttGTGGTATAATAAATATTTGTATGCAAATAGTTCACACTTCAGAAAATGACGTATTCAGATACAATGTGTCACTTAAATATGTTAAAGATGCATTTATttacaagcaaaacaaaaactcatcacaatactgtctgAGTTTCCCCATTATTTAGAACCCACATGGTacttttcttcccttttctccACACGAAATACTGTGTACTGCAGTATCTCTGTGTGGGACTGTGTGAAGGACACTAAAACTCATCTCTGCTCACCTTGTTCTTTTGCTCCTCTAAGAAGGTTGTCTGTTCCAGGTCCTCCAGCTTAGTCTTGGTAGCGCAGTGGAGCCCCATGACCTCAGTGAGGTCCTCCTGGATTTTCTCCCTCAGCTTCTCATTCTGGTTGATCTTCAGCAGGAGGCGCTTCATGTCCACCTGCAGCTGCTTTATGGCCTGCTCACTGATACAGTTTCCAGTAATGTACAGCAACGTAcatatgatagagagagagagagagagagagagagagagagagagagagagagagagagagagagagagagagagagactgtctgtaGTGTAATTGCATGTCTATGCATAAATACTGGTCTCTGAAAGCCATTCATGGACACTTTAACCCTTTCATGACAAGCATCTATTATAAGCTTCTTAATAAAATGGTAATgagcaagtcttaatctgttactcgaCACTCTAGGACtaggtcatagcaatgtttttttttctgcaatgaGTCAGATCACCAGCGAGCCCGTCTGCACAAAAATAAAACTACACTATATCTATACAAATGCAATTCCTTTCCAAAAAGTGGCAATAAAGAGCATGCGTTGCTATGGTGGTCAACTGATGGAAAGGCTACAAACTTTTGGCCGATTTTTTTGGTGTAGTCTTCAATCTCCAGCTCCTGTTCCTTTGTTTCTTCCTGTACGGCCATCAGCTCCTTTCTTCTTTGGCGAACATCCTCCTCTAACTCAGCCACCTTGCTCTCCCCTGCAAGAGACTGTTCACCAGCACATTGAACTCATAGCCAACAGAGTTGTGTATAAAAGCAGTTTCAAATATGACATAGTAATCTGTCAAGACCTTAAAAACATTGCCAGCCTGATAAAACAAAATCCACCATTAGATAGATGTAGACTAGACCACTTCAGATGTAGTGCACTTCAGTCATATTCTCCTTTCGAAGGATATTGTGAATCAGTTGCAAACTGAATGTTAATTCTACTGACATCTTTCCCAGCTACATTATAAAACTACTCATAAACATTGGTTGGGGCTACTTTGTAGATGATTGCCgggagaagaagaggacagaCACACTGAAAAACTATGAAGCCTGTGAGGTCTGTGAGATGCTGCACCGAAGAATGTGGTTTTCCTGCCCTCCTGAGGACAGATGCAGTACTTTACCATGCCCACTTTGCCAACAAAGCACAGCCCTTTTTCTGTGATCTTTTTAAAATGTTGTAgtcccttaaccccttagcgcagcactatggctctctgtaatgtcagagcaatgttgttatgatgtagttaagcattttcagcaagtgaatagggtcgccggcgaccccagctgcagtaagaggctactgcataccgtacctcctgtggcacgctgtaatagtcattgaaatgtgaactaccatagtactacattactctgacataacatagggcctctagtaatgcactatgacttgctcattgccattttggtaacagcaaattaataattacgtgtcttaacgggttaagtctTGTTTCATGTAACTTACGGTGTCTGTGATTTGTTTTTGGAGGTCTGATATGCATCTCTGAAGAGCGGCAATTTCAGCAGCTTCCTTCTCTATTTCAAACTTCAGCTTCTCAACCTgacaagaaaaaaaggagaaaccaCTCTTACCTACGTCATTTACTGCAATCAACTTAGTAGGTACTAACATTCATCCATTTTGAAGTGACTGAAAAAAGACATGATCTGTTTTCAGTGATACGAACAGCTACATTCATACCTCAAGGCTTAAAGCTGATACCATATGTGGAAAACTAAATAAAATGATTTTGAGaaatacaatacagtatgtcAATAAGTATGAGGATTCTCTGATCATTCATGATGACACACAAATTATCCACATAAGATCGACATGTTTCCCATCCCAGCACATAATTAACTGGTGTTAATAAAAAGTTTTAACTGTTATTGCCAACAGTACAGCTGGTAAAAACTCAATATTATTGGGTGCTACTCAATACTATATTGACTGTACATCTGTGCCAACTCTACTGTTGTACAGATAGACATGTTACCATTAACATTTCCTCTCCTGAACTCAAGTGATCCTTACAGATTCAAGATTGATAAAGATTTGCAAACCTCATCTTTTAAggtcttttcttcctcctccagtGCTGGGATGCGCTGAAATATTTTGTTGCAAACACCTGCTATTTTTGTAACAATTTCCTCAGTCTCCTTGATCTTCACCTTAAACCCAGCCTCAACTGCCTTAAGATCTTCGAACTCATCCCTTTAAACAAAGTGCATAGAAATGGATCCAACAAACATTAAGATATTGCAATCATACAGATAACACATTGATGCATTTTATACATAATAATATACATAATATTACAGCTGGATGATGTGATAATGGCAAACAATGAAGACCTCCACCAGCAGCAGTCTCTACAAAGTTGAGTCACCATAATTTGGTTTGTAGAAAGCAGTGTACACACTGTAAGCACAACAAATCTGTTACCTTATTAAAGTGTTGAAACATTTACAGTAGTTGTTGCATATTGTGTATCTCCATCATGCCTTGCTTGTAATTTATATGCTACACTCTTGTCAATCTGATTTCATATCAGTATTACTGTTCAACTCACCTTCGTTCCTTCAGATAAAGGTGGAATCTGGACAACTCATGTGATAGCTCAATCTTTTCCTTCTGTATGTCATCATCTTCTTTCTTCATCGCGCCCTCACACTGTTTCAAACTTTCAGTGGTCTTTGCAAATACGTCATCAGCCTAGGAATGAGCAATGCTAAAACATCATCAAACCATCCAAACAATCATCATCAACCAAAAAATATTTCAAAGCGGAGTACATGACAATTCTATAAACGTTTCAgcattacattactgcattacatcaCTGTagaatttttttaaaatatatttcttaggatttttttgcctttatatttgacaggacagtcgagtagagacaggaaacaagtggagagagagatcagtaaatgacctgggccggaatcgaacccgggtcgctggtgtagGAACCCAGTGCTCTACCATTAGGTACGGCAGGGCCGGCATCACTGGAAAATTGCGCTAAACAGCAGGAGCTTAAGCTTGTTCTTCAACAAATtgattttgtttccttttttcttgACTCCCTGTTGATAAAAATGTATACTCACTCTGTGTCACACTGCCTATACATGTGTCTGTTTTAGTACTGAATTTAAAAAATTGCATCTATGGTCTGAAGTTGTGAGTGCAGCCTGGCTTGCTGGCTACATGGCACATGTATCATACTAGGACAAttattctcaaactatgggccaaaggtattccaagtgagccttgaaattattttctaaaaatcagaataatatttgtgtgagtgttgttgctgttgactttatttgagttgtatttttTTCATCGGGCCAAAGGTGGACCCCAAGCATATGTGAACattccaagtgggccccaagttggaagagTTTGGGAATCCCTGTACTAGGGGCATTTGTAGTTGGACAGTACCTCAATCTGAGCAGACTTGATCTTCATCATGATCTCGCTTTCCATCACAAGCTTCTCTTTGACAAGAGGGCCGTGCTTCTTCACAAAGTCGATGTCCTGGACAAGTCTCTGGTGGAGCACTTCGGTGTGGATCACTCTCTCTTTTACCTTCTCCAgtgtttgcttttttcttgtcaCGTGCCACATTAGCTCACTGATGTCACGCATGGAATTCTCATGCTCTAAGACAGAACCAAACACAACAGGATTACCAAAattcaaggtgcactgtgcaagaaatggtaaaaaaaaaggtactacaactatgctgctcattgaaactgggttgcctattgccaaatttgatcttttcatgaaagtttaccaagtaataaactaatattttctagtatggcccaagtaaaatcatttttgcagctaaaaaaaaatatttctggaaattcaaaatggcggaccatgagacagatcccccttttcatgtatgaaaagtgcaattttctcagtcataatgaatacttaaaatgtgatggtggtggtaagtattcatgaaaaaggtaacattaatgaatgggtagcatgaattctggaaataaacaactaaaaatcttacacagtgcacctttaagtatacCCATTCAGTGATAACAGTATTCTTCAACTCCTGCAATGGCTTTTCTCTGTCTTGTGAACCAAACAACCGAGCAGTGTAAAATGAAACACTGACGAAACATTGAGAGGGGACATttccttaacccgttaagacacgtcgttataaatttgctgttaccagaatggcaatgaccaagtcatagtgcattactaaaggccctatgttatgtcatagtagtagtgtactatggtagttaacatttcaatgactattacagcgtgccacaggaggcacAGCATGcattaaggcagtggttcttaacctttttttccctaaagcacccccttacctctgccaaagacaagccacgcacccccaacactgaaaaaggattgaagtgattatttacaatgatttttgcttgagacactaatcaatatcttaatgccATTACATGGAAACCAAAACATGTATTAATCTTGTTTtggtttggcctaattataatgttcgcaagccaagttttggtcaaaacctcaacacaaacaaaattccgtgcaccccctgaaatctcttgacacccccagggggtgcccgcaccccaggttaagaaccactgcattaaggGGCTAGTATTAAGTGTCACAAGGCACTCACCCCTCTGAACCACTGCAGGAAGACCAAAATTAAGTATACCCATTCAATGATAACAGCATTCTTCAACTCATGCAATGGCTCGTCTCTGTCTTGTGAAACAACCGCACTGTGTCAAATTAAATACTGACATCGCACTCACCCCTCTGAACCACTGCAGGAAATTCCTGCTGTCTCCAGACTGCAAGGCTGTCCATTTTACTACCAAGTCTTTcatttgtctgcctctctctctggagaGCCTCCTTAGCATCCTGCCGATCAGCTTCCAGTCTGTTGATAAGGTATGCCACCTCCATCAGGACATCCATGGTCTCTTTTCGCAAAGAGTTCATACCGGCGCCAGCAGTATCTACTGACAGAATTGCCATCATCAAAGGAATTATTCCTAAAACCCCTGTAGGTAGCTGCTACATCGAAACAACAGTTACTTAGAGCAAGCTGAACACTCAAAAAGGGAAGTGCAAGTGGTTGATGCCCACTTGTAAACACATGCAGCTTTAAGTCAATGTACGTTATACCAAATAAAGTGAAGACCACCTCCAAGAAAAAGTCCAATGCCTTCGATACAAAGATCTTTTGGAAGGCCATCATCCTGTCCATCTTCAGCCCTCAGCCTAAAAACAACAGTGAAATGTGACAATTAAACAACAGATGTTCCAGTGTACTCAACATTGCAAAACAGAGTCAACCGACCTGTCAAGCgcaaaccctccaaaaaacaACTTGGTTTCCAATCAACAGTGATTCGAGTTGCTGCACACAACTAAAGACAGTGTTACCTTAACACCTTGATTGCAGAGGTAACTGTAGACAGAGAGGGGCAGAGTGATAACGTTGCAGagggaaaggcaggcaggcagacaaccaGGCACTGCCTACAATGCATTTATTGTATTGCCTTTCAGCTCAGCAGCATACCATCCTGTATAATAAGTGTAGAGGTAATTTGTTTCTAAGACCAAGTACTGGACAAGGACCAATCAAAGCGGTTTTCTGTCACTGTCCCCCAATAGTGGAACAAGCTACCGGGCGCTAAGAGTAAGGAAATCTTACTCTTCTTTTGTGAGAAAGCTATAGCATGAAAGGTATAGGCTGGCACTGCACCATTAGTTGGTGTCATTGTCGGTTTGTCCTTTTTAATCCTTTGCCTCTGTTTCTTCACCTTGTGTGTTATGATGATGAAAACATCCTGTGCCTAACGAATTTGTCGATCTGACTTCACTATGTAAGACATTtggaaacatttctgtgcagGATCAAAGACAGTAGGTGTGTACTTGCCTAGTTTGGTCGCACCATGAGGGCATGCAGGTACAGCATCTATGTCTTGAAATGATATTTGTACATGTATGGTTGTGCGACACATGAGCAAAATGGGTGATTATACTTACCCAAGCATGTGGCTGTTCAGATGTTTACCGTCTGACCTGGGGTGCTGTCCATGGTTCAAAGAGGGAAATTTTAAGATTAAGTTAAATaacaacagtttattattattattattactattattattattattattattattattattattattattattattatagctttaCCAGCTGCCACCAACTCTCCAACTTCCTTTTCAGTTCTTGGATATGGCAGACGGCTTTGTTTACGCATGGCGATGGAGTGTTAACCAAGGCGCAACTGCGACGCCTACTGGGGCACACCATCTGACGGTCTTCCTGATCTACAGAAAATATCAGATAGGCTACTAAACTGTACCTCATAAAAAACCTAACTCGTGCATTTTTTAATGTGTGTCATTGAAGTTTGAGTAGTTTGTTTGGAATAAGAAATAAAGCCAAACTATTTTTCTTCCAATTTTTTTAatgcaactgacacacacacacacacacacacagtgagagtcaATCTTTCATTCTTGTTTCACTGCCTTCACCTCCAGGGTTATTTTATGACACTCTACCTTGTAAACTGGACGCCCCCTCCCTTGACGGGAACTTCAGCAATTCTACATCTGGCATCTTTCCGTTGTTCGGTCAGCTCACCTACACAAGTAACATTAAAATTGACTGCATGCTTGGACTTCACGGGCCAAATCGCCAGCTTGACCAAGATGCAGGTGCGACAGGTGTATTGTTAGGCTACCCACAGCTAACATTAGCAAGTAACGATGCACGTAGGCTACCTGTGGAAATTACTTTAACCTCATAGAGTAGCCTACCGATAAGTATCTCGAACTTCACAAGACATTTCTTATGTTCGCATACTGCTGCCTTACGTGTAACTTTGTTGCTATCCCTCGCACGCTGGATAACATTACAATTCTATTCAGCTCAGTGCAGATAGATAAAAGAAGCTACTTACATGCCCCACATCTCACTTCAAATTATGTGCTGACATTTCACCGTTTGGTTAGTCAGGGGGTTTAGCTGAAATTGAAATCAACAAACTGTGCCATTACTTCAAGGCAGTCAGCAAACTGTTTGCCTACAACTTCAGGTCCTGGTGCAGTGACACTGTAACATGGTAACCAAGCAACAAGATGTAGACATCAGAACTAGCCCCCCTCCACGTTTTGTTAATATTCTCCAGTTGCTATTCGCTCATTCTTTCTGTTTGGACAACAAATGCTTATTAAACTAATGTTAAATTGACAGCAGCTTTTTATCAACATTTCTTCCTATGTAGCACAAAACGCGACAGTAAATGAAGCCGATTGAAGTAGGATAACAGAATCTCTACAACGTACTAAAatgtctttttgttttattttatgcgATGTTGCGTTGAAATGATGCGATTAGtttgccaatgaccaagtcagtGCCAGTGACACCTTTGCATTTTCGCGGAGTTGAGGCAACTAGCGCATGAAAGATTCCGCATTACGTCATTGACTGAGGCCACACATTCGAGGCTGATGAGACACTCGCGCAAGCCGAATTGGCTTACCGCGGGCATAAACAAATCACTTGTTTTGTATCTGCTATTGGCAATGGTTTAAATAGTGGAACAAATGCGCTGTAATAGCAAGTTTGGATCCTGACACTACGATTTCTGGGTGTTAACAAAATTCCCTGACATGCATCGAA
This genomic interval from Engraulis encrasicolus isolate BLACKSEA-1 chromosome 16, IST_EnEncr_1.0, whole genome shotgun sequence contains the following:
- the LOC134465828 gene encoding coiled-coil domain-containing protein 178 isoform X1, with protein sequence MPDVELLKFPSREGASSLQDQEDRQMVCPSRRRSCALVNTPSPCVNKAVCHIQELKRKLESWWQLHPRSDGKHLNSHMLGLRAEDGQDDGLPKDLCIEGIGLFLGVDTAGAGMNSLRKETMDVLMEVAYLINRLEADRQDAKEALQRERQTNERLGSKMDSLAVWRQQEFPAVVQREHENSMRDISELMWHVTRKKQTLEKVKERVIHTEVLHQRLVQDIDFVKKHGPLVKEKLVMESEIMMKIKSAQIEADDVFAKTTESLKQCEGAMKKEDDDIQKEKIELSHELSRFHLYLKERRDEFEDLKAVEAGFKVKIKETEEIVTKIAGVCNKIFQRIPALEEEEKTLKDEVEKLKFEIEKEAAEIAALQRCISDLQKQITDTSLAGESKVAELEEDVRQRRKELMAVQEETKEQELEIEDYTKKIGQNEQAIKQLQVDMKRLLLKINQNEKLREKIQEDLTEVMGLHCATKTKLEDLEQTTFLEEQKNKKLSENVKKKIMVEMKAIAILKGNISTAKEEYNNEKAKTDKEMEELQGEFEKAASTTTHLELEVKELTQIYQDKTEETEKLKIDLANIKAIQQNCSDEMKQKRDEKLKSLNEVKELHSNVSVRYEDAKARIQDLRSISIEYREESDMMERTAKVLPALIEELQSICDGVQYKHERALAFMGGLRQDITECETRTLEVMEAHNAHLKERRAFMHETKAHLREALQENVRLAHEYRDLQKALMNAKREAVFIFDQKNRAEVSFQDRKQLSLLQKRMHKAMVKYFNHRSLHSQAELAYFQTLSNAYNQKITTVQEELSEAIQRLSAFLHSLTDDSTATGDDDANKQSSLDANGLSGEMPAVQIAV
- the LOC134465828 gene encoding coiled-coil domain-containing protein 178 isoform X2, producing MPDVELLKFPSREGASSLQDQEDRQMVCPSRRRSCALVNTPSPCVNKAVCHIQELKRKLESWWQLHPRSDGKHLNSHMLGLRAEDGQDDGLPKDLCIEGIGLFLGDTAGAGMNSLRKETMDVLMEVAYLINRLEADRQDAKEALQRERQTNERLGSKMDSLAVWRQQEFPAVVQREHENSMRDISELMWHVTRKKQTLEKVKERVIHTEVLHQRLVQDIDFVKKHGPLVKEKLVMESEIMMKIKSAQIEADDVFAKTTESLKQCEGAMKKEDDDIQKEKIELSHELSRFHLYLKERRDEFEDLKAVEAGFKVKIKETEEIVTKIAGVCNKIFQRIPALEEEEKTLKDEVEKLKFEIEKEAAEIAALQRCISDLQKQITDTSLAGESKVAELEEDVRQRRKELMAVQEETKEQELEIEDYTKKIGQNEQAIKQLQVDMKRLLLKINQNEKLREKIQEDLTEVMGLHCATKTKLEDLEQTTFLEEQKNKKLSENVKKKIMVEMKAIAILKGNISTAKEEYNNEKAKTDKEMEELQGEFEKAASTTTHLELEVKELTQIYQDKTEETEKLKIDLANIKAIQQNCSDEMKQKRDEKLKSLNEVKELHSNVSVRYEDAKARIQDLRSISIEYREESDMMERTAKVLPALIEELQSICDGVQYKHERALAFMGGLRQDITECETRTLEVMEAHNAHLKERRAFMHETKAHLREALQENVRLAHEYRDLQKALMNAKREAVFIFDQKNRAEVSFQDRKQLSLLQKRMHKAMVKYFNHRSLHSQAELAYFQTLSNAYNQKITTVQEELSEAIQRLSAFLHSLTDDSTATGDDDANKQSSLDANGLSGEMPAVQIAV
- the LOC134465828 gene encoding coiled-coil domain-containing protein 178 isoform X3 gives rise to the protein MPDVELLKFPSREGASSLQDQEDRQMVCPSRRRSCALVNTPSPCVNKAVCHIQELKRKLESWWQLHPRSDGKHLNSHMLGLRAEDGQDDGLPKDLCIEGIGLFLGVDTAGAGMNSLRKETMDVLMEVAYLINRLEADRQDAKEALQRERQTNERLGSKMDSLAVWRQQEFPAVVQREHENSMRDISELMWHVTRKKQTLEKVKERVIHTEVLHQRLVQDIDFVKKHGPLVKEKLVMESEIMMKIKSAQIEADDVFAKTTESLKQCEGAMKKEDDDIQKEKIELSHELSRFHLYLKERRDEFEDLKAVEAGFKVKIKETEEIVTKIAGVCNKIFQRIPALEEEEKTLKDEVEKLKFEIEKEAAEIAALQRCISDLQKQITDTSLAGESKVAELEEDVRQRRKELMAVQEETKEQELEIEDYTKKIGQNEQAIKQLQVDMKRLLLKINQNEKLREKIQEDLTEVMGLHCATKTKLEDLEQTTFLEEQKNKKLSENVKKKIMVEMKAIAILKGNISTAKEEYNNEKAKTDKEMEELQGEFEKAASTTTHLELEVKELTQIYQDKTEETEKLKIDLANIKAIQQNCSDEMKQKRDEKLKSLNEVKELHSNVSVRYEDAKARIQDLRSISIEYREESDMMERTAKVLPALIEELQSICDGVQYKHERALAFMGGLRQDITECETRTLEVMEAHNAHLKERRAFMHETKSYLSVSRPT